The Mucilaginibacter yixingensis genome window below encodes:
- a CDS encoding cytochrome b5 domain-containing protein gives MSDLPVYTRSQLALRNGQDKPQIWVACRGLIYDVTESRLWRNGKHYEHWAGQDLTDELADAPHTDGVFEKFVVIGRLA, from the coding sequence ATGAGTGATTTACCGGTATATACCCGCAGCCAGCTGGCTTTGCGTAATGGACAGGATAAACCCCAGATTTGGGTAGCCTGCCGCGGGCTGATCTATGACGTTACCGAGAGTCGCCTATGGCGCAACGGCAAACACTATGAGCACTGGGCCGGTCAAGATCTTACCGATGAACTGGCTGACGCCCCGCATACCGACGGCGTTTTTGAAAAGTTTGTGGTGATTGGGCGCTTGGCCTGA
- a CDS encoding lycopene cyclase domain-containing protein — protein MIPAKFTYLFINALTIVFPLILSFDKRVQFYKKWRFLWPGMLITGLVFLGWDMVFVVEGVWRFNDQYTIGININNLPVEEILFFLTVPFSCVFVYACLNHYIRLEIPELSPKPFTGGMILLSLGVIILCFNRVYTLVTFGFLMVLLLYIQYIRSVKWMGKFYRAYIVCLLPFFIVNGLLTAIPVVEYNDHRNLGVRLWTIPLEDLFYMMALLLMNIAFFEYFSKRAKPVVVVADE, from the coding sequence ATGATACCAGCCAAGTTTACCTACTTATTTATTAACGCACTTACTATAGTGTTCCCGCTCATCCTGTCGTTTGATAAGCGGGTGCAGTTCTATAAGAAATGGCGCTTTCTGTGGCCGGGTATGCTTATTACCGGTCTGGTGTTTTTGGGTTGGGATATGGTGTTTGTGGTAGAGGGCGTTTGGCGTTTTAACGATCAATACACCATCGGCATAAATATTAACAACTTGCCGGTAGAGGAGATCTTGTTTTTCCTTACCGTGCCATTCTCCTGTGTGTTTGTTTACGCCTGCCTCAATCACTACATCCGGTTAGAAATACCGGAGTTGAGCCCGAAACCGTTTACCGGGGGAATGATCCTGCTATCATTGGGGGTTATTATTCTTTGTTTTAACCGGGTTTATACGCTGGTGACTTTTGGCTTTCTGATGGTGCTGCTGTTGTACATCCAATACATTCGTTCGGTGAAATGGATGGGTAAGTTTTACCGGGCCTATATTGTGTGCCTGCTGCCTTTTTTTATTGTGAATGGACTGCTCACGGCCATCCCCGTGGTAGAATATAATGATCACCGTAACCTGGGCGTTCGCCTGTGGACTATCCCCTTAGAGGATCTTTTTTATATGATGGCCCTGCTGCTGATGAATATTGCTTTTTTTGAGTATTTCAGCAAACGTGCTAAACCAGTAGTTGTTGTTGCAGATGAGTGA
- a CDS encoding phytoene/squalene synthase family protein — MSANDVNLFNETCFKCSEVITRQYSTSFSNGIRALDERFRYPVYAIYGYVRYADEIVDTFHEHDKQRLIADFRKATFEAIDTGISINPVLQAFQQVVNRYHIQTELIDAFLRSMERDLHQTSYDAEGYQQYIYGSAEVVGLMCLRVFCEGDDAMYNKLLPYARSLGAAFQKVNFLRDVKDDLQSRGRVYFPGVSFANFCKADKQQIEADIREDFRKALIGIKLLPRGARLGVYIAYVYYFRLFKKICDIPAEVILQQRIRIPDAIKMLLYFKAIMRQKLNLL; from the coding sequence ATGTCTGCCAATGATGTGAATCTGTTTAACGAAACGTGCTTTAAGTGCAGCGAGGTGATTACCCGGCAGTACAGCACCTCTTTCAGCAACGGCATCCGTGCGCTGGACGAGCGTTTTCGTTACCCCGTTTACGCCATTTACGGCTACGTGCGTTATGCCGATGAAATTGTAGACACGTTTCACGAGCATGATAAGCAACGGCTGATTGCCGATTTTCGCAAGGCCACTTTTGAGGCTATTGATACGGGCATCAGCATCAATCCAGTATTACAGGCCTTTCAGCAGGTAGTTAACCGTTACCACATTCAAACCGAACTTATTGACGCCTTTTTACGTTCAATGGAGCGCGACCTGCATCAAACCAGTTATGACGCTGAAGGTTATCAGCAATACATCTATGGTTCGGCAGAGGTTGTGGGTCTGATGTGCCTTCGGGTGTTTTGTGAGGGTGACGACGCCATGTACAACAAACTGTTGCCTTATGCGCGCAGTCTGGGTGCAGCCTTTCAGAAGGTAAACTTTCTGCGCGATGTAAAGGATGACCTGCAATCCCGCGGACGGGTATACTTCCCCGGTGTAAGCTTCGCCAATTTTTGCAAAGCCGATAAACAGCAGATAGAGGCCGATATTCGTGAGGATTTCCGTAAGGCGCTCATCGGCATCAAATTATTACCGAGAGGAGCCAGGTTGGGGGTGTATATTGCTTATGTGTATTACTTCAGATTGTTTAAAAAGATCTGCGATATACCGGCCGAAGTAATTTTGCAACAACGCATCAGGATACCTGATGCCATAAAAATGTTATTGTATTTTAAAGCCATTATGCGGCAAAAGCTAAATTTGCTGTGA
- a CDS encoding NAD(P)/FAD-dependent oxidoreductase — MNTPRQVIVIGSGFAGLAAASLLAKEGHKVTILEKNDQPGGRARVWEKEGFKFDMGPSWYWMPDVFENYFALFGKHPSDYYQLKRLDPGYRIYFGKDDLLDVPADMTQLEATFELLEPGSSQQLRKFLDQAAYKYRVGMGEYVFKPSHSITEYMSLDLLRKSIGMQLLTDMSKHVRGYFKNPKLIKLLEFPVLFLGATPQNTPAMYSMMNYADLSLGTWYPMGGMHEIVKAMVAVAEEQGVEIKLNTEAVKIEVNGNRAKTIITSNGIFEADVVIAGADYEHVDQHLLDEPYHNYTAAYWDKRVMSPSSLLYYIGIDKKIGGVQHHNLFFDEDFNAHARDIYTSPQWPERPLFYASCPSQTDPGVAPEGCENLFFLMPIAPGLHDEENIREKYFDLMLTRFEQLTGQSIRHNIVVKRSYAVNDFKADYHSFKGNAYGLANTLSQTAFLKPAMRAKKVKNLLYTGQLTVPGPGVPPAIISGLVVAKEAIILLKGL, encoded by the coding sequence ATGAACACACCCCGGCAGGTTATAGTTATTGGTTCTGGCTTTGCCGGCTTGGCGGCTGCATCATTACTGGCTAAAGAAGGCCATAAGGTGACCATTCTGGAAAAGAATGACCAGCCAGGCGGTCGCGCCCGGGTGTGGGAAAAGGAGGGTTTTAAGTTTGATATGGGCCCCAGTTGGTATTGGATGCCCGATGTTTTTGAAAACTATTTTGCCCTGTTTGGCAAACATCCGTCAGACTATTACCAACTGAAACGCCTCGACCCGGGTTACCGCATTTACTTTGGCAAAGATGATTTGCTGGATGTGCCTGCCGATATGACCCAACTGGAAGCCACCTTTGAGCTGCTGGAGCCAGGCAGTAGCCAACAGTTACGTAAGTTTTTAGATCAGGCCGCCTATAAATATCGCGTGGGTATGGGCGAGTACGTGTTCAAACCATCACACTCCATTACCGAGTACATGAGCTTGGATCTGCTGCGAAAATCCATCGGCATGCAATTGCTGACGGATATGAGCAAGCATGTGCGTGGCTATTTTAAAAATCCTAAACTCATTAAACTGCTGGAATTCCCTGTGCTGTTTTTGGGTGCCACACCGCAAAACACACCGGCCATGTACAGCATGATGAACTATGCCGACTTGTCCCTGGGTACCTGGTACCCGATGGGTGGTATGCATGAAATTGTGAAAGCCATGGTAGCGGTTGCCGAAGAACAGGGCGTAGAAATTAAACTGAATACCGAAGCTGTTAAAATAGAGGTTAACGGCAATCGAGCCAAAACCATCATTACCAGCAACGGTATTTTTGAGGCTGATGTGGTAATTGCCGGGGCAGATTACGAGCATGTAGATCAGCACCTGCTGGATGAACCTTATCACAATTATACGGCGGCGTATTGGGATAAACGGGTGATGTCGCCATCGAGCCTGTTATATTATATCGGGATCGACAAAAAGATTGGTGGTGTGCAGCATCATAACTTGTTTTTTGATGAAGATTTTAACGCACACGCACGCGATATCTACACCTCGCCCCAATGGCCGGAGCGCCCGTTGTTCTATGCCTCATGCCCTTCGCAAACAGACCCAGGCGTAGCCCCCGAAGGCTGCGAAAACCTATTTTTCCTGATGCCTATTGCTCCCGGACTACATGACGAAGAAAACATCCGCGAAAAATACTTTGACCTGATGCTAACGCGATTTGAGCAACTGACCGGCCAAAGCATTCGTCATAACATCGTTGTGAAACGTAGCTATGCGGTTAACGATTTTAAGGCCGATTACCACTCGTTTAAAGGCAATGCCTATGGACTGGCTAATACGCTCAGTCAGACAGCGTTTCTGAAACCGGCTATGCGCGCTAAAAAAGTGAAGAATTTACTATACACCGGCCAACTCACCGTGCCGGGGCCGGGTGTGCCGCCTGCCATCATCTCGGGGCTAGTTGTGGCCAAGGAGGCTATTATATTGCTGAAAGGGTTATAA
- a CDS encoding RNA polymerase sigma factor, producing MTKIEFNTLVLRQASSLRSYALHFTHDADDANDLVQDTMLKAITYYNKFKEGTNLKGWLYTIMKNTFINNYRRFVKMSTFVTKSEEISSANLVFSSTKNQGESKFVMDDIKKALDRLPEDYYVPFTMYFEGHKYHEIADHLAIPIGTVKTRIHVARKILKKSLKAYDNGIKRPVYYNDED from the coding sequence ATGACAAAGATTGAGTTTAACACATTAGTATTGCGCCAGGCAAGTTCGCTACGTTCTTATGCCTTACATTTCACGCACGATGCGGATGACGCAAATGACCTTGTACAGGATACTATGTTAAAGGCCATTACTTATTACAATAAGTTTAAAGAGGGCACAAATCTTAAGGGCTGGTTATATACCATTATGAAAAATACTTTCATAAACAATTACCGCCGCTTTGTTAAGATGAGCACTTTTGTAACAAAATCTGAAGAAATTTCATCAGCAAACCTGGTTTTCAGTTCAACCAAAAATCAGGGCGAATCTAAATTTGTGATGGACGATATCAAGAAAGCGCTTGACCGTCTGCCAGAAGATTACTACGTACCATTCACTATGTATTTTGAGGGACATAAATACCATGAGATTGCCGATCATCTGGCTATCCCAATCGGTACCGTTAAAACCCGCATTCACGTAGCTCGTAAAATTTTGAAAAAGAGCCTGAAAGCTTACGATAACGGCATCAAACGTCCGGTTTATTATAACGACGAAGACTAA
- the murB gene encoding UDP-N-acetylmuramate dehydrogenase — MLQIQENVSLKNFNTFGVEAKARYFVEISHEDELAELFLDPMWQTVPRLILGGGSNMLFISDFDGLVIRMNIRGIEHRISHTDVFVEAGAGEVWNGLVQYAVQHGYAGLENLSLIPGSVGASPIQNIGAYGVELKDVFESCCAFEIASRTVKKFNKADCGFGYRESVFKGELKGQYIITSVKFKLSLTPNLSLHYGAISQELTNRGIAQPSIKDVSDVVSHIRVSKLPDPSTIGNAGSFFKNPVIGADQFEKLHSLYPEVVNYPAGENRVKLAAGWLIEQCGWKGKVVGNTGTWKNQALVLVNHGGATGTEVYALSSQIIDSVYSKFGVMLEREVNMIQ, encoded by the coding sequence ATGCTGCAAATACAGGAGAATGTTTCGTTAAAAAACTTTAACACCTTTGGCGTTGAGGCTAAGGCCCGATACTTTGTAGAGATTAGTCACGAGGATGAACTGGCCGAGCTCTTTCTTGACCCGATGTGGCAAACCGTTCCGCGCCTGATCCTGGGCGGGGGTAGTAATATGCTTTTTATCAGCGATTTTGATGGCTTGGTGATCCGCATGAACATCCGCGGGATTGAGCATCGCATCAGCCATACCGATGTTTTTGTGGAGGCCGGAGCAGGCGAAGTTTGGAACGGGCTGGTGCAATATGCCGTGCAGCATGGCTATGCCGGTTTGGAAAACCTGAGTTTGATTCCCGGCTCGGTGGGTGCATCACCTATTCAGAACATAGGTGCCTATGGTGTGGAGCTGAAAGATGTGTTTGAAAGCTGCTGCGCATTTGAGATTGCCTCACGTACCGTTAAAAAGTTTAATAAGGCTGATTGCGGCTTCGGCTATCGTGAGAGTGTATTTAAAGGAGAGCTGAAAGGGCAGTATATTATTACGTCGGTAAAATTCAAGCTATCACTTACACCTAATTTGAGTTTGCATTATGGAGCCATCAGTCAGGAACTGACTAATCGTGGTATTGCGCAGCCTTCTATTAAAGATGTGTCAGACGTGGTATCACACATCCGCGTGTCTAAATTGCCCGATCCGTCTACCATTGGTAATGCGGGCAGCTTCTTTAAAAATCCGGTGATAGGTGCAGATCAATTTGAAAAGTTGCATAGCCTGTACCCGGAAGTGGTGAACTATCCCGCAGGAGAAAACAGGGTAAAATTGGCCGCAGGCTGGCTCATTGAGCAGTGCGGCTGGAAAGGAAAAGTGGTTGGCAACACCGGTACGTGGAAAAATCAGGCGCTGGTTTTAGTGAACCATGGAGGGGCCACTGGTACCGAAGTGTATGCACTGTCGTCGCAAATCATAGACAGTGTGTACAGTAAATTTGGCGTTATGTTAGAACGTGAAGTAAATATGATACAGTGA
- a CDS encoding putative toxin-antitoxin system toxin component, PIN family: MPNLNKSLLLILDTNLWISFLIKNDISKIERILYSGNITLLFSNELIEEIASVTKRAKFSKFFKPKDVESFFHLISPYMKVIEVKSVITQCRDIKDNFLLALAIDGSADYLLTGDNDLLSVKTIGNTKIITITDFLSSL, translated from the coding sequence ATGCCAAATCTAAATAAATCGCTTCTTCTAATTTTAGATACCAATCTTTGGATAAGTTTTTTGATTAAGAATGATATCTCAAAGATTGAGAGAATCTTGTATTCGGGTAACATTACTCTTTTATTTAGTAATGAATTGATTGAAGAGATTGCATCCGTTACCAAACGAGCCAAATTTTCGAAGTTTTTTAAACCAAAGGATGTTGAAAGCTTTTTTCACTTGATAAGCCCTTATATGAAGGTGATAGAAGTTAAGAGCGTTATAACCCAATGCCGCGATATTAAGGACAATTTTCTTTTAGCTCTAGCAATAGATGGTAGTGCAGATTATTTATTAACCGGCGATAATGATTTACTCAGCGTGAAAACCATTGGCAATACGAAAATAATAACGATAACCGATTTTCTGTCATCGCTATAA
- a CDS encoding sterol desaturase family protein: protein MLFNAVEDSFYQMLVLINIAIIIATIAGMEAISWAMHKYLFHGPLWFIHKTHHGHGKGWFELNDLFSILFAGIALWLMWLGHLSLDHRFWLGTGISIYGIIYFIFHDWFIHNRFKAFRSNNRYLLAIRRAHKIHHKSMKKWPSEEFGLLVVGRKWFRGS, encoded by the coding sequence ATGTTATTTAACGCCGTAGAAGATAGTTTTTACCAGATGCTAGTCCTCATCAACATAGCAATAATAATAGCTACCATCGCAGGCATGGAAGCTATTTCCTGGGCTATGCACAAATACCTGTTCCACGGGCCGTTGTGGTTTATCCATAAAACTCATCATGGGCATGGTAAAGGTTGGTTTGAGCTAAATGATCTGTTCAGCATCCTATTTGCCGGTATTGCCCTGTGGCTAATGTGGCTGGGGCATCTTAGTTTAGATCACCGCTTTTGGCTGGGCACCGGCATCAGCATTTATGGTATCATCTACTTCATTTTTCATGATTGGTTTATTCATAATCGCTTCAAAGCCTTCCGGTCCAATAACCGCTACTTGCTGGCTATCCGCAGGGCGCATAAAATCCATCATAAGTCGATGAAGAAATGGCCATCAGAAGAATTTGGGTTACTGGTGGTGGGAAGGAAATGGTTTAGGGGGAGTTAG
- the lpdA gene encoding dihydrolipoyl dehydrogenase, whose product MQYDVIVIGSGPGGYVGAIRCAQLGLKTAIIEKYSTLGGTCLNVGCIPSKALLDSSEHFHNAAHAFADHGIQLSNLKIDWKQMIKRKQEVVDANTSGITFLMKKNKIDVHQGVGSFKDKNTIIVTKADGTKTELTTKNVIIATGSKPSSLPFLPIDKKRIITSTEALTLGEVPKHLVLIGGGVIGLELGSVYARLGAKVSVIEYMDSIIPTMDKGLGRELQKVLTKLGMDFYLGHKVTGATVKGKEVTVTFDTPKGEKGELKGDYCLVAVGRVAYTDGLGLENIGLTVEERGRKITVDEHMETSVKGVYAIGDVVRGAMLAHKAEEEGTLVAELLAGQKPHINYNLIPGVVYTWPEVASVGYTEEQLKEKGTAYKSGQFPFKASGRARASGDLDGFVKVLADATTDEILGVHMIGPRAADMIAEAVIAMEFRASAEDVTRASHAHPTFTEAMREACLAATDKRPIHI is encoded by the coding sequence ATGCAATACGATGTCATCGTTATAGGTTCGGGCCCGGGCGGCTATGTAGGCGCTATCCGTTGCGCCCAATTGGGTTTAAAAACAGCCATTATTGAGAAGTATTCAACCCTGGGCGGTACCTGCCTTAACGTAGGTTGTATTCCATCTAAGGCGCTGTTAGACTCATCTGAACACTTCCATAACGCTGCACATGCTTTTGCAGACCACGGCATCCAACTGAGCAACCTGAAGATTGACTGGAAACAGATGATCAAACGCAAGCAGGAAGTAGTTGACGCCAATACCAGCGGTATCACCTTCTTGATGAAGAAAAACAAGATCGACGTTCATCAGGGCGTGGGTTCTTTTAAAGATAAAAACACCATCATCGTAACCAAAGCTGATGGCACCAAAACCGAGCTGACCACCAAAAACGTAATCATTGCTACCGGTTCAAAACCATCGTCGCTGCCGTTCCTGCCGATCGACAAAAAACGCATCATCACTTCAACCGAGGCTTTAACCCTGGGCGAAGTGCCTAAGCACCTGGTGCTGATTGGCGGTGGCGTTATCGGTTTGGAGCTGGGTTCTGTTTACGCTCGCCTGGGTGCTAAAGTATCGGTGATTGAGTATATGGATTCAATTATCCCTACTATGGATAAAGGTCTGGGTCGCGAGCTGCAGAAAGTATTGACTAAACTGGGTATGGATTTTTACCTGGGCCACAAAGTAACCGGCGCTACTGTAAAAGGTAAAGAAGTGACCGTTACTTTTGATACTCCAAAAGGCGAGAAAGGCGAGCTGAAAGGCGATTACTGCCTGGTAGCCGTTGGCCGTGTGGCTTATACTGATGGTTTGGGTCTGGAAAACATTGGCCTGACCGTTGAAGAACGCGGTCGTAAAATTACGGTTGACGAGCACATGGAAACCAGCGTTAAAGGCGTTTACGCCATTGGCGACGTGGTGCGTGGCGCAATGCTGGCTCACAAAGCAGAAGAGGAGGGTACTTTGGTGGCCGAGCTTCTTGCCGGTCAGAAACCACACATTAACTACAACCTGATCCCAGGCGTAGTTTACACTTGGCCAGAGGTTGCCAGCGTAGGCTATACCGAAGAGCAGTTGAAAGAAAAAGGCACCGCCTATAAATCAGGTCAGTTTCCGTTTAAAGCAAGCGGTCGTGCCCGTGCAAGCGGCGATCTGGACGGCTTTGTAAAAGTTCTGGCTGATGCCACTACCGACGAGATACTGGGCGTACACATGATTGGCCCGCGTGCTGCAGACATGATTGCCGAGGCGGTTATTGCCATGGAGTTCCGCGCCAGTGCAGAGGATGTTACCCGCGCCAGCCACGCTCACCCAACCTTCACTGAAGCAATGCGTGAGGCTTGTTTGGCAGCAACTGACAAACGCCCGATCCATATTTAA
- a CDS encoding M1 family metallopeptidase: MRINKSSWLLLTFMLLTATIYAQQKTFTRADSLRGNIYSPLRTCYDINYYHLDVKFDIDKKFISGSNQFKFTATRDFDKLQFDLFANLNIQRIVYKGKDLPFEREFNAVFITFPQTISKGSKDEFTVYYSGNPTIAKRAPWDGGVVFTTDSLGKPWVATACEGVGASIWWPNKDQLDDEVDSVMISISAPKGLKDVSNGRLRKVTDLKDGYTRFDWFVANPINNYDIEANIGDYAHYSETYPGEKGKLDLDFWPLSYNLAKAKKQWDANVMPMLKAFEYWFGPYPFYEDGYKLVETPHLGMEHQSGVAYGNKYRNGYLGRDLSGTGLGLDWDFIVVHESGHEWFGNNITDKDNADMWIHESFTNYSESLFIEHKTGSKLKGQEYIHGTRRGILNDEPIIGQYGVNNEGSGDMYPKGGNLLNMVRTIVNDDAKWRGILRGLNKTFYHQTVTAKQIVDYMSTQAGINLTPVFDQYLRYKNIPTLEFRFENGTPTCRWIADVDGFSMPVQVRTKGGEYQMITPTTTFSPVKINGITKDNVEVDTFNYYIGVLVD, encoded by the coding sequence TTCGTTGCGTGGTAACATCTACTCGCCGTTGCGTACCTGTTATGATATCAATTATTACCACCTGGATGTGAAGTTTGATATCGATAAGAAATTCATCAGCGGCAGCAATCAGTTTAAGTTTACCGCTACTCGCGACTTTGACAAACTGCAGTTTGATCTTTTTGCCAACCTCAATATCCAGCGCATTGTATATAAAGGTAAAGACCTGCCGTTTGAGCGCGAGTTTAATGCCGTGTTTATTACTTTTCCGCAAACCATTAGCAAGGGCAGTAAAGACGAGTTTACTGTTTATTACTCTGGTAACCCCACTATTGCCAAACGCGCGCCCTGGGATGGCGGTGTGGTGTTCACTACAGATTCGCTGGGCAAACCCTGGGTAGCAACCGCATGCGAAGGCGTCGGCGCCAGCATCTGGTGGCCTAATAAAGATCAGCTGGACGACGAGGTGGATAGCGTCATGATCAGCATCAGTGCACCCAAAGGTTTAAAAGATGTATCTAATGGCCGCTTGCGTAAGGTGACTGACTTAAAAGATGGCTACACCCGCTTCGATTGGTTTGTGGCTAACCCCATTAATAATTATGACATAGAAGCCAATATTGGCGACTATGCCCATTACAGCGAAACCTATCCGGGCGAAAAAGGTAAACTCGATCTGGACTTCTGGCCACTGAGCTATAACCTGGCTAAAGCCAAAAAACAATGGGACGCGAACGTGATGCCGATGCTCAAAGCTTTTGAATACTGGTTCGGCCCGTATCCTTTTTATGAAGATGGTTACAAACTGGTGGAAACCCCACACCTGGGTATGGAACACCAAAGCGGGGTTGCCTATGGAAACAAATACAGAAACGGCTACCTCGGTCGCGACCTGTCAGGCACCGGCCTGGGCCTGGATTGGGACTTTATTGTGGTGCACGAGAGCGGGCACGAATGGTTCGGCAACAACATTACCGATAAAGACAATGCCGATATGTGGATTCACGAGAGCTTTACCAATTACTCAGAGTCGCTGTTTATTGAGCACAAAACCGGCAGCAAACTAAAAGGACAGGAATATATCCATGGCACCCGTCGCGGCATTTTAAATGATGAACCCATCATTGGGCAATACGGGGTGAATAACGAAGGCTCGGGCGATATGTATCCTAAAGGCGGCAACCTGCTTAACATGGTGCGCACTATTGTTAATGATGATGCTAAATGGCGCGGCATTTTGCGCGGCCTCAACAAAACGTTCTATCACCAAACAGTGACCGCCAAACAAATAGTAGATTATATGAGTACGCAGGCAGGTATCAACTTAACCCCGGTGTTTGACCAATACCTGCGCTATAAAAACATCCCAACACTGGAGTTTCGGTTTGAGAACGGCACCCCTACCTGCCGCTGGATAGCTGATGTAGACGGCTTCAGCATGCCGGTGCAGGTTCGCACCAAAGGTGGGGAGTATCAGATGATTACGCCCACCACTACTTTTAGCCCTGTTAAAATTAATGGTATAACTAAGGATAATGTAGAAGTAGATACCTTTAATTATTATATAGGTGTATTGGTAGATTGA